One Sphingomonas sp. LHG3406-1 genomic window carries:
- a CDS encoding class I SAM-dependent methyltransferase produces the protein MIAELASLAPGRDLAWYPGTGNGQAARALARHFAAVHASDPSSAQIAAAEPVERVTYAVEPAERCGLADASCDLVLAAQAAHWFDPEQFGAEVQRVLRPGGLVAAIGYGWWYVDSQVDGIIGELLLKRLEEHWLPGNWLLIDGYRALRLPGEEVRMTPAAIHLAWERDQVEAYVLSWSVVQKLGAEVTDDAFTALRSVWPDGQRRHVTMPVVSRVHRL, from the coding sequence GTGATCGCCGAGTTGGCGTCCCTCGCGCCTGGCCGTGATCTGGCGTGGTACCCGGGCACGGGCAACGGTCAGGCGGCGCGCGCGCTGGCGCGGCATTTCGCGGCCGTCCACGCCAGCGATCCCAGTTCGGCCCAGATCGCCGCAGCCGAGCCCGTCGAGCGCGTAACCTACGCGGTCGAGCCGGCAGAGCGTTGCGGCCTTGCCGACGCCAGCTGCGACCTGGTCCTTGCCGCCCAGGCCGCGCACTGGTTCGATCCCGAGCAATTCGGGGCCGAGGTGCAACGCGTGCTCCGTCCTGGCGGTCTGGTCGCGGCGATCGGCTACGGCTGGTGGTATGTCGACAGCCAGGTGGACGGTATCATCGGCGAGCTTCTGCTGAAGCGCCTTGAGGAGCACTGGCTTCCGGGCAACTGGCTTCTGATCGACGGCTACCGGGCGCTGCGTCTCCCGGGCGAGGAGGTGCGCATGACCCCGGCCGCCATCCATCTCGCTTGGGAGCGGGACCAAGTGGAAGCCTATGTGCTGAGCTGGTCGGTGGTGCAGAAATTGGGTGCCGAGGTCACTGACGATGCCTTCACGGCGCTGCGTTCGGTCTGGCCGGACGGGCAGCGGCGCCATGTCACCATGCCGGTCGTGAGCCGCGTCCACCGCCTTTAG
- the mfd gene encoding transcription-repair coupling factor encodes MSELQRILAADAPLTLASVPTGFLPWLAADLARAARVRAVVIASDEAAMRSVAETAPAFAPELEVLTFPAWDCLPYDRASPALRVMAERLATLNRLQEKSDKPQLLVTTANAATQRTLTPFRIRQLTRRLAPGERIERDRLITLLTANGYHRTDSVAEAGEFAVRGGLLDLFPSGLGHAIRLDFFGDEIETMRSFDPADQRTIGTAEPFTLMPASEALLDEESIKRFRARYREHFGATATGDPLYQAVSDGRRLAGMEHWLPLFEERLETLFEHLGAEDLILRDGGVDGAIESRREAIQDYFSNRERAMVAEPGSYRPLAPSELYLSAKEWSGLLQERPVHLASTFPEPPSEKVIDFGVVAARDFAPERAANENVYEAVVKHVAKLWKDKKKVVLASYSAGARERLAGLLKDHGLTGQKLVGDWQEALGAQDVAALLVLPLDHGFSSAEVAVLTEQDMLGDRLVRRRKRRKSADAFLSELATLTPGDLVVHAEHGIGRYEGLTQVQVGKSPHDCVALEYAGGNKLYVPVENIDVLSRYGSGEEGVAMDRLGGEAWQRRKARMKERIREIAGELIKTAAARALRQGAVAEPDSGYPAMVDRFPYEETDDQARAIGDVLEDLAAGRPMDRLVCGDVGFGKTEVALRAAFVAAMAGYQVAVVCPTTLLARQHYSNFVERMKGFPIEVGRLSRLVSSTEAKKTRDLLEAGKIDIVVGTHAILAKTVKFRKLGLVIVDEEQRFGVTHKERLKSLKADVHVLTLTATPIPRTLQMAMSGLRELSVIQTPPVDRLAVRTYVTPWDPVVMREALLREHYRGGQSYFVVPRISDLPDIEEWLREEVPEVKPIVAHGQLAPTEVEERMSAFYDRKYDVLLSTTIVESGLDIPSANTLIVHRAERFGLAQLYQLRGRVGRSKTRAYAYMTTPPDRQITETAEKRLTVLSNLDTLGAGFQLASHDLDIRGAGNLLGDEQSGHIKEVGFELYQSMLEDAILDMKAGGTREDKPDEFSPQINVEAPIMISEEYVPDLDLRMGLYRRLGELTEPREVEEFAAEMIDRFGKLPEETNNLLQVVETKIHCRKACIAKLDAGARGAVVTFSASGFPDVGGLFAYIERLKGTAKLRPDQKLVVSRDWGTPAQRLNGALQLSRGLARVAAAAKREKVAA; translated from the coding sequence GTGAGCGAGCTTCAGCGCATCCTGGCGGCCGACGCGCCGCTGACGCTTGCGAGCGTGCCGACGGGCTTCCTGCCGTGGCTCGCCGCCGATCTCGCGCGGGCGGCGCGCGTACGGGCGGTGGTGATTGCGTCGGACGAGGCGGCGATGCGCAGCGTCGCGGAGACGGCGCCGGCCTTCGCGCCGGAGCTGGAGGTGCTGACCTTTCCCGCCTGGGACTGCCTGCCCTATGACCGCGCCTCCCCGGCCCTCCGGGTCATGGCCGAGCGGCTGGCGACTCTCAACCGGCTGCAGGAGAAGAGCGACAAGCCGCAACTGCTGGTGACGACGGCCAATGCCGCGACCCAGCGGACGCTGACCCCCTTTCGCATCCGCCAGCTGACGCGGCGGCTGGCGCCCGGCGAGCGGATCGAGCGCGACCGGCTGATCACCTTGCTGACGGCGAACGGCTACCATCGCACCGACAGCGTCGCGGAAGCGGGCGAGTTCGCGGTTCGCGGCGGGCTTCTCGACCTGTTCCCCTCGGGCCTCGGCCATGCCATCCGGCTCGACTTCTTCGGCGACGAGATCGAGACGATGCGGTCGTTCGATCCGGCGGACCAGCGGACAATCGGGACGGCCGAGCCCTTTACGCTGATGCCGGCAAGCGAGGCGCTGCTCGACGAGGAGAGCATCAAGCGGTTCCGGGCCCGCTATCGCGAGCATTTCGGCGCAACCGCGACCGGCGACCCGCTCTACCAGGCGGTGAGCGACGGGCGACGGCTGGCGGGCATGGAGCATTGGCTGCCGCTGTTCGAGGAGCGGCTTGAGACCCTGTTCGAGCACCTGGGCGCCGAGGACCTGATCCTCCGTGACGGCGGCGTCGACGGCGCGATCGAGAGCCGGCGCGAGGCGATCCAGGACTATTTCTCCAATCGCGAGCGGGCGATGGTCGCGGAGCCGGGCAGCTACCGCCCACTGGCACCGTCGGAGCTCTACCTGTCGGCCAAGGAATGGTCCGGGTTGCTGCAGGAGCGGCCGGTCCATCTCGCCTCGACCTTTCCCGAGCCTCCCTCCGAGAAGGTGATCGACTTCGGCGTGGTCGCCGCGCGCGACTTCGCGCCCGAACGAGCGGCCAACGAGAATGTCTACGAAGCCGTCGTCAAGCACGTCGCGAAGCTCTGGAAAGACAAGAAGAAAGTCGTGCTCGCCAGCTATTCGGCGGGCGCTCGCGAGCGGCTTGCCGGACTGCTGAAGGACCACGGGCTGACCGGGCAGAAGCTGGTCGGCGACTGGCAGGAAGCGCTCGGCGCGCAGGATGTGGCCGCTTTGCTGGTGCTGCCGCTCGACCATGGGTTCAGCTCGGCCGAAGTGGCGGTGCTGACCGAACAGGACATGCTTGGCGACCGGCTGGTCCGGCGCAGGAAGCGGCGGAAGAGCGCGGATGCGTTCCTGTCCGAGCTGGCGACGCTCACCCCCGGTGACCTCGTCGTCCATGCCGAGCATGGCATCGGCCGCTACGAGGGGCTGACCCAGGTCCAGGTGGGCAAGAGCCCGCACGATTGCGTCGCGCTGGAATATGCGGGCGGCAACAAGCTCTACGTGCCGGTCGAGAATATCGACGTCCTCTCGCGCTACGGCAGCGGCGAGGAAGGCGTGGCAATGGACCGGCTTGGCGGCGAGGCGTGGCAGCGGCGCAAGGCCCGGATGAAGGAGCGAATCCGCGAGATCGCGGGCGAGCTCATCAAGACCGCCGCCGCGCGGGCGCTGCGACAGGGGGCGGTGGCCGAGCCGGACAGCGGCTATCCGGCGATGGTCGACCGCTTCCCCTACGAAGAGACGGACGATCAGGCCCGCGCGATCGGCGACGTGCTGGAGGATCTGGCGGCGGGACGGCCGATGGACCGGCTGGTCTGCGGCGACGTCGGCTTCGGCAAGACGGAGGTAGCGCTGCGGGCGGCGTTCGTGGCCGCCATGGCCGGCTACCAGGTGGCGGTGGTCTGCCCGACGACCTTGCTCGCGCGGCAGCATTATTCGAATTTCGTCGAGCGGATGAAGGGCTTTCCGATCGAGGTCGGGCGCCTCAGCCGGCTGGTCTCGTCGACCGAGGCGAAGAAGACACGCGACCTCCTGGAAGCGGGCAAGATCGACATCGTCGTCGGCACCCACGCCATCCTTGCCAAGACGGTCAAGTTCCGGAAACTTGGGCTCGTCATCGTCGACGAGGAGCAGCGCTTCGGGGTGACGCACAAGGAGCGGCTGAAGAGCCTCAAGGCCGACGTCCATGTGCTGACGCTGACCGCGACGCCCATTCCGCGCACGCTGCAGATGGCGATGAGCGGGCTTCGTGAGCTGTCGGTCATCCAGACTCCGCCGGTCGATCGCCTGGCGGTGCGCACCTATGTGACGCCGTGGGACCCGGTCGTCATGCGCGAAGCGCTGCTGCGCGAACATTATCGCGGCGGGCAGAGCTATTTCGTGGTCCCGCGCATCTCCGATCTTCCCGACATCGAGGAATGGCTGCGCGAGGAAGTGCCGGAAGTGAAGCCGATCGTCGCGCATGGGCAATTGGCGCCGACCGAGGTCGAGGAGCGCATGAGCGCCTTCTACGACCGCAAGTATGACGTGCTTCTGTCCACCACCATCGTCGAAAGCGGGCTCGACATTCCGAGTGCCAATACGCTGATCGTGCACCGGGCGGAGCGGTTCGGGCTGGCGCAGCTCTACCAGCTGCGCGGGCGGGTCGGCCGGTCCAAGACCCGCGCCTATGCCTATATGACGACCCCGCCCGATCGGCAGATCACCGAAACGGCGGAGAAAAGGCTGACTGTGCTGTCGAACCTCGACACGCTCGGCGCCGGATTTCAGCTGGCCAGCCACGACCTCGACATCCGCGGGGCGGGCAATCTGCTCGGCGACGAGCAGTCGGGGCACATCAAGGAGGTCGGCTTCGAACTCTACCAGTCGATGCTCGAGGATGCGATCCTCGACATGAAGGCGGGCGGCACGCGCGAGGACAAACCGGACGAGTTCTCACCCCAGATCAACGTCGAGGCGCCGATCATGATCTCGGAGGAGTATGTCCCGGACCTCGACCTTCGCATGGGGCTCTACCGCCGGCTCGGCGAATTGACCGAGCCGCGCGAGGTGGAGGAGTTCGCGGCCGAGATGATCGACCGCTTCGGCAAGCTTCCGGAGGAGACGAACAACCTGCTGCAAGTGGTTGAAACCAAGATCCATTGCCGCAAGGCCTGCATCGCCAAGCTGGACGCCGGCGCGCGCGGCGCGGTGGTGACCTTCTCGGCCTCCGGCTTCCCGGACGTGGGCGGTCTGTTCGCCTATATCGAGCGGCTGAAGGGCACGGCGAAGCTTCGTCCCGACCAGAAACTGGTGGTCAGTCGCGACTGGGGAACGCCGGCGCAGCGGCTGAACGGCGCGCTGCAGCTATCGCGCGGGCTGGCGCGGGTGGCGGCGGCGGCGAAACGGGAGAAGGTGGCGGCCTAA